The following proteins are co-located in the Candidatus Accumulibacter cognatus genome:
- a CDS encoding twin transmembrane helix small protein has protein sequence MRIFVVLMLIGIIASLGSALVYIYRDHGPDKKRAVKALSLRVGLSFGLFLLLMAAHWFGWIVERL, from the coding sequence ATGCGCATCTTTGTCGTGCTGATGCTGATCGGGATCATCGCCAGTCTAGGCAGCGCTCTGGTCTATATCTATCGCGATCACGGCCCAGACAAGAAAAGAGCGGTTAAGGCTCTGTCCTTGCGTGTCGGCCTTTCGTTTGGGTTGTTTCTACTCTTGATGGCTGCGCACTGGTTTGGCTGGATCGTTGAGCGCCTGTGA